TGCCGGCGATGTTCACCGCCCCTAATCGTTTCCCCGCTGCTCTTTTGGGCGAATAGGTGAAGGTGAGCCCTGCTACCTGGGGGAAGCGCCCCTCTTTCGATTCGATGCCCGAAAGCCCATACTCCAGGGCGTCCCTGATCTGCCTGCCCGTGAGCCGGATCCCCACGATGTAATTATTGAAGGGAAGAACCGAGTAGATGCTTCCCACGGTGACGGGGCCTTTCCTTATGCTGGTGCGCAACCCGCCGCCATTGATGATGGCGGCATCGGCCCCCGATTCCATTTTGAAGATATCCGCGACGAAGTTGCCGAGGTTGGATTCCTCTACGCGTACGTTCTCACCATCGAGATCTACTGTGGCTTCCCCTATGACGCGGCCCATGGATTCTCTCACCCGGGTGGCCCAGGTCTCGACGATGCGCGCGACCTCTTCATCCTTCGTCATCTTTGCGGGCCTTATGTCCTCGAGCCCGCTGGAGACCCCGACGACCTTGCCCGAGTCCACCTTCAGATCAAGAACGCCCAGCACCAGGGCATGTTCCCAGGCCTGGACGATGATGGTGTTTCCGACGGTGATGTGCTTCACCGCCTTCGTGTGGGAATGCCCGCCGACGATGACATCGATGCCTTTGACGGTGGACGCAAGGGTCATGTCCGCGTTGTATCCCAGGTGGGAAAGGACGACGACGATATCGACCTTGCCCTTCAACTCCTCCACGTAGTGTTCAACGGTCTTCGCAGCAGGAAGGAACGTCAGTCCCTCGACATTCGAGGGGTGTGTCGCGGAAGGGGTCTCCTCGGTGACGACCCCGATGATCCCCACCCTGACGCCGTTCACCTTTTTTATGACATACGGCTTGAGAAGGTCAAGGCCGGTGACATTGGCCGCGAGAACAGGAAAATTGGCCTGCACCACACGTTCCGCGAGCACTGTCTTACCGAAATCGAATTCGTGGTTGCCAACGACCATGGCATCGAAACCCATGGCGTTCATGACCTCAATGGCCGGTTTGCCTTCAAAGAGGTTTGTCCAGCTATTTCCCTGGATCATGTCACCGGCGGCAAGGAAGAGGGATGGTGTTTCCTTTTTGAGCTGCTTTGCCCGCCAGGCGAGGTATGCGATCCCTCCCTGGAGCTCGTCGGAGGCGATGCGCTTGTAGCTCTCGGCGAATCCGTGAAAATCATTCACGTAGAGTATCCTCACGTCCGCGGCGCCGCAGGGCGAAAGAAGGGCGGCGAAAAAAAAGATGACAATAAATGATAGAAGAAAATGGATCGAATGTCTCATGTGTCTCATTGTCCTCAAGCTCCCATGATGTTTTTCAGGGTTTTGAGATAGCGTGCATTCCACTTGTGGTCTTTCACGGGGAAGAACAGAGTCGCCGCATTACCGACACTATCGATGACGATCCGGTACCGCCGGAAGGTCTCGAGAGGTTTCGATGGGCTGTTATCGAGGGTGATGACGAAGGACCCGCAGACGGTGGTGAAAAAAGAGACCCCCCGCATACCCCGCAGGCTGTTGTCGATAAAGGAACTCTCTCGTTTCATAAATGACCGGGTGCGCTGCCGGTAAGTTCTGTCGCGAAGGGACTCGACCGCCGCCGCCGCGGCAAGCGTGTTCGGCGGGCCCATCGATGAGCGCCGCCTGATGTTTTCAAGCGTCGCCGGCGCACCGACCGCATAGGAGACGGGCAGGCCGGCAAGAGCGTAGTACTCGCTCAGGGATCGGACCACAAGACACCTCTCGTGCCCCGTTATGTCCGCAGAAAGGGAAGGGATTTCGGAGTATTCCCGGAGGGTCTGGTCAATGATGAGGAAAGTGCCTTTCTCACCCGCCTGTGCGACGATCCTGCCCACGGTCTCCATGGGGGCCGGGACGGCGGAAAGAAAAGAGGGGCAGGGAAGAATGGCCGCGTCGCATTCCTTCATTTCGCGAAGCCAGCCCTCTATGTCGAGGGAAAAACCAGCCGCCCTGTCAAGAGGGCAGAAACGCATGTGTGCCGGTCCGTCCGGCAGTCCCTGGTAATATGCGGGGTAGGGTGCGGCACAGAGGACCATCCGGGCATCAACGGCCCGCAGTATCGAGGCCGTGAGTGTTTCAAAGCTTTCGCCGAGGAAAATATTCTCCTCGGAGACGCCTTCCGATCGTGCGATGCTCCGGAGAAGATACCGTGCATTCCTGTCGGGATGGCGGTCAATGATCTTCAGGCTCTTTCTGACGGCGTTTTTGGCCTTTGCGGATGGTCCCACCGGATTCACCGTGGTGGTGAAATCCATGATCCGGGGAAGAGAGACCTTTTTCGATGCGGCAAGGTCGTGAATGTCGGGGATATCTCGTTTCATGAATGCGTGCCTCGTATTATAGCATGAAAGCCCGGAAAAAGTCAGCCCTTCCGCCGGAAGCGTAAAGACCGTTTCAGGGAGAAAACATACAGGGAGGATCTCCCGCCTGAAACCAGGAACTTGAAACGGTCTTTTACGGGTTTATTGTTGTTACGTATTTGAAGCCGCTCTCTTCCACCCTCATGATGACGGCGGTCTTGACGGCGTCTCCCTTTGCGTCGATGCTGATAATCCCCGTGATGCCCCTGTGACCCTTCGTTGCCGCCAGGGCCCTGCGTATGTCTTCGGGCCGCGGCCGTGTCGCCGCATCGAGTGCGTTGAGGAGAATGGTTGTCGCATCATACGCCAGCGCTGCAAAGACGTCGGGAACGACGCCGTGGCTGGCTTTGTATCTCCTGATGAAAGAGTCGGCGAGGGCATCCCCGCGGTCAGGCGAGTAGTGATTCACGAAATATCCCCCAACGATGGAGGCGCCGCCCATGGTGAGAAGGTCGGGCGAGTCCCATCCGTCGCCTCCGATAAGGGTCGACCTGATGCCTTTCTGGTTCAGCAGCCTTGAGATGGAAGCAACCTTGCCATAGTAGTCCGGCAGGAAAATGACGTCCGGTACCGGCGGGGCCATCTTTTCGATCACGTCCGGGAGATCGGCGTTCGTTCTGTAGGAGTCGCGGGCCACGACGGTCCCCGTGCCGTTCGTGAAGGTGTTTCCGAAGTGTTCACCCATTTCGCGGGAGTAATCACTGCCGGCATTATAGAGAATGATGGCAGTTTTTGCCTTGAGGTTCTTCAACGCAAAATTGGCCGCGAGGACGCCCTGAAAGGGATCGATGAAACATGCCCGGAAGACGAAGGACTTTCTTCTGCCGTCGGAAAAGGTCACATTCGGGTGCGTGGCCGTGCCGGTTATCATGGGGACCTGGTGCTCCGTGGCAATTTCTCCGACAGCGATCGCCACCCTGGATGTGAGGGGGCCCACAATGGCGGCAACCTTGTCCCGCGTGATGAGCTTCAGGGCGGCATCGACACCTTCCGCTGCATCGTTGCCGTCATTGGCCATCAGGGCCCGAATGTTGTATCTGCCCTTCTTGTCATAATCTGCCACGGCAATGTTGAAGGCGTTCTTTACAGACTCCCCGTAGGCCTTCATGCCGCCGGTAAGGGGTGTGATGAGGCCTATCTTTACCGTGTCCCTGGCACAGGCGAAGCCTGCGGCGCAGGTGAAGAAACACAGCACCGCGAGGATGCAGGGTATGACCGTCATTTTTCCTCCCGTGGGTATCCGTGTGTACATTCTAAAACAAACTTGTCTGCTGAATGCAATGTTTTTTCAGAACATTCGCCTCACGCGGGAAAAACGTACCGCAATCTGGTATAATGCTTTGATGAAAAAGGTGATCTCCTTCGATCTTGACGGAACGCTGGTGGATGCGCGATACGGGGACATGGTCTGGAACCACGGCATCCCTTCCGAATATGCCCGGAAGTACGGCATTACCTTTGAGGAGGCCAGGGCGTTCATACGGGCCGAATATGAATCCGTGGGGGACGCCGATATTCTATGGTACGAGATAGAGCACTGGCTCAGGAGGTTCTCCCTTGATGTCGACGGGCCGGAGCTCCTTGATCGCTATACGACGCTTATCTCCCTTCTCCCCGACGCCTTCGAGGTTGTCAGTTCACTCCATGACCGCTACACCCTCGTCATCGCCTCCAATGCCGCGAGGATATTTGTCGAAAAGGAGCTGGCACATACCGGTCTTGCGGGGTTTTTCTCCCACATCGTCTCGGCCACGACGGATTACGGGATGGTGAAGAAGCAGGAGGACTTCTTCCGTAAGCTCTGCAGGGATGTCGGTGCCTCCGTCCATGAGGTCGTCCACGTGGGGGACCACCCTGTTTTTGATCATGATGTCCCTTCGGGCCTCGGGATCGAATCCTATTATATGGACGGGCGTGACAGGGAAGGAAGCTTTCCCCGAAGGACGATATCGGGCCTCAAGGCTCTCCTGGAGGTGCTGTAAGTGAAGTGCCGCAGGTGCAAGACCCCGATCGCCGCCGAAAAGATCTCCTTCCGGGACGAATGCCCCGTCTGCCGCGAGGACCTTCATGTCTGTCTCAACTGCATCTTCTATGATACGGGTAAGGCCAATTCCTGCAGGGAGGACAAAGCCGAGTTCGTAAAGGAGAAAGAGAGGGCGAATTTCTGCGAGTACTTCCGTTTCACCGAGAGGCAGGCGGAAACCTCCGCAAAGGAAGAGGCGGAAAAAAAGTGGAAAGACCTTTTCAAGCGATAAGACGCATCATGCACCGGAGCGCCGCGTGAAGATGATGCGGTAGCGTTCCGGATCGTCATCGAAGCAGGCGGTGCAGCCCTTTTCCTCGCAGGAGGACGCCGCTTCCGCCTCGAGTTCCTCTTTTGCGGGGAGGGGTTCAAGACACACCTCGAAGCCGATCTCCCTGTACATCTCGACCATCTCCGAGAGCCGGGGTTCACAGGCGACGAACCTTTTCTCCCATCCGGCCCTGATAAGTTTTTCTTCCCGCTTCACATTCTGTCCTTCTGAAAATGGCCGATCGTTTTCACGAGACCTTCCTCGAGGCCTGTGACCGGCTGCCATGCAAAGGTCTTTTTTGCGAGGGAGATGTTGGGACAGCGTTGCTTCGGGTCGTCCTCGGGGAGGACCTTGTGGATGACAGACGAAGACGATCCCGTCAGCCTTATTATGGTGCGTGCTA
This is a stretch of genomic DNA from Syntrophorhabdaceae bacterium. It encodes these proteins:
- a CDS encoding HAD family hydrolase, whose translation is MKKVISFDLDGTLVDARYGDMVWNHGIPSEYARKYGITFEEARAFIRAEYESVGDADILWYEIEHWLRRFSLDVDGPELLDRYTTLISLLPDAFEVVSSLHDRYTLVIASNAARIFVEKELAHTGLAGFFSHIVSATTDYGMVKKQEDFFRKLCRDVGASVHEVVHVGDHPVFDHDVPSGLGIESYYMDGRDREGSFPRRTISGLKALLEVL
- a CDS encoding 5'-nucleotidase C-terminal domain-containing protein, yielding MRHMRHSIHFLLSFIVIFFFAALLSPCGAADVRILYVNDFHGFAESYKRIASDELQGGIAYLAWRAKQLKKETPSLFLAAGDMIQGNSWTNLFEGKPAIEVMNAMGFDAMVVGNHEFDFGKTVLAERVVQANFPVLAANVTGLDLLKPYVIKKVNGVRVGIIGVVTEETPSATHPSNVEGLTFLPAAKTVEHYVEELKGKVDIVVVLSHLGYNADMTLASTVKGIDVIVGGHSHTKAVKHITVGNTIIVQAWEHALVLGVLDLKVDSGKVVGVSSGLEDIRPAKMTKDEEVARIVETWATRVRESMGRVIGEATVDLDGENVRVEESNLGNFVADIFKMESGADAAIINGGGLRTSIRKGPVTVGSIYSVLPFNNYIVGIRLTGRQIRDALEYGLSGIESKEGRFPQVAGLTFTYSPKRAAGKRLGAVNIAGRPLDLSRQYIVATNDFLAAGGDGYQVFREAIRRAADFEILGGTIRSSNIVYNDAGRWLRDVVVSEVSRQKKVSTAVEGRIRVED
- a CDS encoding ABC transporter substrate-binding protein → MTVIPCILAVLCFFTCAAGFACARDTVKIGLITPLTGGMKAYGESVKNAFNIAVADYDKKGRYNIRALMANDGNDAAEGVDAALKLITRDKVAAIVGPLTSRVAIAVGEIATEHQVPMITGTATHPNVTFSDGRRKSFVFRACFIDPFQGVLAANFALKNLKAKTAIILYNAGSDYSREMGEHFGNTFTNGTGTVVARDSYRTNADLPDVIEKMAPPVPDVIFLPDYYGKVASISRLLNQKGIRSTLIGGDGWDSPDLLTMGGASIVGGYFVNHYSPDRGDALADSFIRRYKASHGVVPDVFAALAYDATTILLNALDAATRPRPEDIRRALAATKGHRGITGIISIDAKGDAVKTAVIMRVEESGFKYVTTINP
- a CDS encoding aminotransferase class I/II-fold pyridoxal phosphate-dependent enzyme, with product MKRDIPDIHDLAASKKVSLPRIMDFTTTVNPVGPSAKAKNAVRKSLKIIDRHPDRNARYLLRSIARSEGVSEENIFLGESFETLTASILRAVDARMVLCAAPYPAYYQGLPDGPAHMRFCPLDRAAGFSLDIEGWLREMKECDAAILPCPSFLSAVPAPMETVGRIVAQAGEKGTFLIIDQTLREYSEIPSLSADITGHERCLVVRSLSEYYALAGLPVSYAVGAPATLENIRRRSSMGPPNTLAAAAAVESLRDRTYRQRTRSFMKRESSFIDNSLRGMRGVSFFTTVCGSFVITLDNSPSKPLETFRRYRIVIDSVGNAATLFFPVKDHKWNARYLKTLKNIMGA